From a region of the Georgenia yuyongxinii genome:
- a CDS encoding GntR family transcriptional regulator, giving the protein MITFSAVFVLQPPGADRGRRRSCAPICPDFAGGQPATVGKPVTIGYELSPDRVAGMHDTLSDRVTAELHRLILIGELPAGSPLPIQSLAERFSTSAMPVREALRRLASLGLVDIAAHRGARVRDLTVADLEDTYRMRLTLEPLAVSLAAERSEESVAQLAEDALDRHEQHLGAGALEDARRAHTDFHFSLYRGSGSRWLVRAIEPVWQNSERYRFSAHRGDSDPHRSHAEHMHILKAYRASDAVAAELAMREHLQGAMTRMQAAISQN; this is encoded by the coding sequence GTGATCACATTCTCCGCAGTCTTTGTGCTCCAGCCGCCCGGCGCGGACAGGGGGCGACGTCGCTCCTGCGCACCGATTTGTCCTGATTTTGCGGGCGGGCAACCAGCGACCGTGGGGAAACCCGTGACCATTGGCTACGAGCTCTCGCCCGACCGTGTCGCGGGCATGCACGACACGCTCTCCGACCGCGTGACCGCGGAGCTCCATCGGCTCATCCTCATCGGCGAGCTCCCGGCCGGCTCACCGCTGCCGATCCAGTCGTTGGCCGAGAGGTTCTCGACGAGCGCGATGCCGGTGCGCGAGGCCCTGCGGCGGCTCGCCTCGCTCGGCCTCGTCGACATCGCGGCGCACCGAGGCGCCCGGGTCCGCGACCTGACCGTGGCGGATCTGGAGGACACGTACCGGATGAGGCTGACTCTGGAGCCACTGGCCGTCTCGCTGGCTGCCGAGCGCAGCGAGGAGTCCGTGGCTCAGCTGGCGGAGGATGCGCTCGACCGGCATGAGCAGCACCTGGGTGCCGGCGCCCTCGAGGACGCCCGCCGCGCGCACACCGACTTCCACTTCAGCCTCTACCGTGGCTCCGGCTCGCGCTGGCTGGTGCGCGCGATCGAGCCGGTCTGGCAGAACAGTGAGCGCTACCGTTTCAGCGCCCACCGCGGTGACTCCGACCCCCACCGCAGCCACGCCGAGCACATGCACATTCTGAAGGCCTATCGCGCCTCTGACGCTGTAGCCGCCGAGCTGGCCATGCGCGAGCACCTCCAGGGCGCGATGACGCGCATGCAGGCGGCGATCTCGCAGAACTGA